GGCCGCCGATCTCATCAAGCTCGCGATGGTGAAGCTCGAGGCGCGGCTCACCGGCGAGCGGCTCCCGGCCGCGATGATCCTCCAGGTCCACGACGAGCTCGTCTTCGAGGCCGAGGCGGCCGCGGTCGGCGAGGTCTCCGAGGTCATCCGGCACGAGATGGAGGCCGTGATGCCGCTCGCCGTGCCTCTCACCGTCGACGTCCGGGCGGGCGCGAGCTGGGACGAGGTGCACTGAAGCGCCCCGCGGCGACCCGCGCGCCGCGCCTTTCCGGTCGCATGCCCGCGCCCGATGTGCTAGCCACGACCCATGCTCGACTACGTGTGGGACCAGGCCCGGGTACTGTTCGACAACATCCGCCAGGAGACGAGCGAACGCGGCCTCCTGCCGCTCCTCGAGCCGGTGGCGCCGTTCAACAGGTCACCGCTGCTCCTCCCGCTCGTGGTCGCGGGCTCGCTGATCTCGCTGATCTTCCTTTCCGGGATCGCGATCGGGGCGTTCGCGGCGCTCTTCACGGCGCTGCTCGCGCTCTACCTGCTCTTGAGCGAGGTGTTCGGCGTCTCGCTCGAGCTGCACCCGTTCCCGGCCTGACGAGGAACGATCGCCGCCGTCGCGCCCGGGACGGCCGCGGGGGCCGCTACGCCGCGGGGACGTAGCGGCTGATCGTGTCGACGACGCAGCCCGGACGCTCCGCGCCCTCGATCTCGACGGTCACGCGCACGGTCGCTTGAACCGCGCCGCCCTTCACGTCCTCGACCTTGAGGAGCTCGCCGCCCCCGCGGACACGCGCTCCGACCTTCACCGGCGCCGGGAACCGCAGCTTGTCGGCGCCGTAGTTCACCCCCATGGAGATGCCGTGCACCTCCATGATCTGGGGCAGGAAGAGATTCACGAGCGACATCGTGAGGTAGCCGTGGGCGATCGTGCCGCCGAACGGGCCGCGCTTCGCGCGCTCGGGGTCGACGTGGATCCATTGGTGGTCGCCGGTCGCGTCGGCGAAGCGGTTCACGCGGTCCTGCGTGATCTCGAGCCAGTCACTGTAGCCGAGATGGGTGCCGACCGCGCTCGCGAGCTCGCGGGGATGCTGGAAGATGGTGGCCATGCGGCTCAGTTCCACAGCGCGGCCGCGCTGTCGAGGTGTCCGGGGTGCGACGCCCGCGAGCGCCGCGCGAGCGGCTCCCACGGTTCCCCCGCGTCGCACCCCGAGATCACTTCCTCGCTTGCACGAGTCGGCCGGCGCGGCAACGGGAAACCGCCGAGCGAGCGCAGATTTTGTGCGCCCGATCGGCGCAGATGCTTCTCGTGGAGGACGGCGAGGTGGCCCGTGCGAGGGAGATCGTCTCATCCGCCGCGGCCGGGCTCGGCGACCACGCGCGTGGTGAATTCTCGGAATTCAGGGTTGCCGGTCCCGGCCGCGACCGCTAAATCCTTGGCCCCATGACCGAACAAAAAGCGACCAACATCGTCTGGCACCAAGGCAACGTCACGCGCGCGGATCGCGAGAAGATCAACGGGCACAAGGCCTGTACCGTGTGGCTGACCGGACTCTCCGGCTCCGGCAAGTCGACCATCGCGGTCGACCTCGAGAAGCGCCTGTGGGAGCGCGGCGTCAAGACCTACATCCTCGACGGCGACAACATCCGGCACGGCCTCAACAAGAACCTCGGGTTCTCGCCCGAGGACCGCACGGAGAACATCCGCCGCATCGGCGAGGTGGCGAAGCTCTTCACCGATGCCGGCGTGGTGGCGCTCACGGCCTTCATCTCGCCCTATCGCGCCGACCGCGACCAGGTGCGGAAGATCATGGACGACGGCGATTTCGTCGAGGTGCACGTCGATTGCCCCGTCGAGGTCTGCGAGCAGCGCGACGTGAAAGGCCTCTACAA
This portion of the Deltaproteobacteria bacterium genome encodes:
- a CDS encoding MaoC family dehydratase, yielding MATIFQHPRELASAVGTHLGYSDWLEITQDRVNRFADATGDHQWIHVDPERAKRGPFGGTIAHGYLTMSLVNLFLPQIMEVHGISMGVNYGADKLRFPAPVKVGARVRGGGELLKVEDVKGGAVQATVRVTVEIEGAERPGCVVDTISRYVPAA
- the cysC gene encoding adenylyl-sulfate kinase, which gives rise to MTEQKATNIVWHQGNVTRADREKINGHKACTVWLTGLSGSGKSTIAVDLEKRLWERGVKTYILDGDNIRHGLNKNLGFSPEDRTENIRRIGEVAKLFTDAGVVALTAFISPYRADRDQVRKIMDDGDFVEVHVDCPVEVCEQRDVKGLYKKARAGEIKEFTGISAPYEAPTRPELTINTAGQTVEESAKQILSYLEQKGIVPRA